One window of the Acidimicrobiia bacterium genome contains the following:
- a CDS encoding ABC transporter substrate-binding protein: protein MKKAIQLFTVALAVALVAAACGSDDTADLEGRTISVAVENAYTPFNFINETSGVAEGFDYDIWREICSRLDCTAEFVEAGWPAVIQETGDGVYDTAADGISITDERKEVVAFSDPYMTTIQRFMVRSDESRFTTADDFIAGDYRLGTQVGTTNYELGVELVGDGRIDAYEQFGVAVEALIKGDVDAVIIDDVAGQGYVGANSDQTKLLDDDLQSDPLGFIYPKDSDLIEPVNKVLKDMDEDGTLEALIKKWFIDFSG, encoded by the coding sequence ATGAAGAAGGCAATCCAGCTGTTCACCGTTGCGCTCGCCGTTGCGCTGGTCGCGGCGGCATGCGGCAGCGACGACACGGCGGACCTCGAAGGAAGGACGATCTCGGTCGCGGTCGAGAACGCCTACACACCGTTCAACTTCATCAATGAGACGAGCGGCGTGGCCGAAGGCTTCGACTACGACATCTGGCGCGAGATCTGTTCGCGGCTCGACTGCACGGCAGAGTTCGTCGAGGCAGGCTGGCCTGCGGTGATCCAAGAAACCGGCGACGGGGTCTACGACACCGCTGCCGACGGGATCTCGATCACGGACGAACGCAAAGAAGTCGTTGCCTTCTCGGATCCGTACATGACGACGATTCAGCGATTCATGGTGCGCTCCGACGAGAGTCGGTTCACGACCGCCGACGACTTCATTGCCGGGGACTATCGGCTCGGGACCCAGGTCGGCACCACGAACTACGAGCTCGGCGTCGAGTTGGTCGGTGACGGCCGCATCGACGCATACGAGCAGTTCGGTGTTGCCGTCGAGGCGCTGATCAAGGGCGATGTCGACGCCGTGATCATCGACGATGTCGCAGGTCAGGGCTATGTCGGTGCGAACTCCGACCAAACAAAGCTCCTCGACGACGACCTCCAGTCGGATCCCCTCGGGTTCATCTACCCGAAGGACTCGGATCTGATCGAGCCGGTCAACAAGGTCCTCAAGGACATGGACGAAGACGGGACGCTCGAGGCACTCATCAAGAAGTGGTTCATCGACTTCAGCGGCTGA
- the cofC gene encoding 2-phospho-L-lactate guanylyltransferase has protein sequence MTRVAVIPIRGLSGMTRLSSVLSETDRSALGTALADRTIRAVHRAGLDCMVVTSDPSVSQWATKRCRVAQDEGDGLSEVVSNAVNHGAQPHWMVLHADLPLVDAASILRVHDAATRHGAAIVPSIDGGTNAIAGTGEFHFAYGPGSFHAHLASRASARVLSLKNLALEVDTEAHYSALTALGFLPSLTS, from the coding sequence GTGACGAGGGTCGCCGTGATTCCGATCCGTGGTTTGTCGGGAATGACCCGACTGTCGAGTGTGCTTTCCGAAACCGATCGGAGCGCCCTCGGCACCGCGCTCGCCGACCGAACGATCAGAGCCGTCCACCGTGCGGGTCTTGACTGCATGGTGGTCACCTCTGATCCTTCCGTCTCGCAGTGGGCCACCAAGCGTTGCCGCGTCGCACAAGACGAGGGTGACGGCCTTTCCGAGGTGGTGTCCAACGCCGTCAACCACGGCGCACAGCCCCACTGGATGGTGCTCCATGCCGACCTCCCGCTTGTCGATGCTGCATCGATTCTGCGCGTGCACGACGCAGCGACCCGACATGGCGCCGCGATCGTTCCGAGCATAGACGGAGGGACCAACGCCATCGCCGGAACCGGGGAGTTCCACTTCGCCTACGGTCCCGGGTCCTTCCACGCGCATCTCGCGTCGAGAGCGTCGGCTCGGGTCCTCAGCCTCAAGAACCTCGCGCTCGAGGTGGATACCGAAGCGCACTACTCGGCACTTACGGCGCTCGGGTTTCTGCCGAGCCTCACATCGTGA
- a CDS encoding saccharopine dehydrogenase C-terminal domain-containing protein, with product MSILVIGTGIVGSAAIWDLKRRGYEVVAADADSEAVSETAARFDVDSAVIDVDDARSVQDLFAPHALVVSAVPYRYGVAVARAAIATNTHAIDFGGNPDIVASQKTLHGDAVDAGVMIVPDCGLAPGLANVMASMLIEAHGPEPIDRVQIRVGALPQVPIGSLGYQLAFSPDGLINEYAEPCEVIEAGRHTTVEPLSRFETVDWDPWGPLEAFSTAGGTSTMCSVYAGRIEELEYKTLRYPGHGRVFRAFFELGLFDEETKADGRSRRDILLAALREHLPRGAPDLVLVRVWVEAGDQRHGLQIEDREQGGFTALARTTAFPATALADLIVRGAVAEPGVGTMHEVAVGASLLAELEPVGITAEAV from the coding sequence ATGAGCATCCTCGTCATTGGCACAGGCATCGTCGGGTCGGCCGCGATCTGGGATCTCAAGCGACGCGGATACGAGGTCGTCGCAGCTGACGCCGATTCCGAAGCGGTATCGGAGACTGCGGCCCGGTTCGATGTCGATTCGGCGGTCATCGATGTCGATGACGCCCGGAGCGTGCAGGACCTTTTTGCCCCGCATGCGCTGGTCGTCTCCGCGGTGCCCTACCGGTACGGGGTCGCCGTTGCGCGTGCGGCCATCGCAACGAACACCCATGCCATCGACTTCGGTGGGAATCCGGACATCGTCGCGAGCCAGAAGACGCTGCACGGCGATGCCGTCGACGCCGGTGTGATGATCGTCCCCGACTGCGGCCTCGCGCCGGGACTGGCCAATGTGATGGCATCGATGCTGATCGAAGCGCACGGTCCGGAACCGATTGATCGGGTGCAGATCCGCGTCGGGGCACTGCCCCAGGTCCCGATCGGATCCTTGGGATATCAGCTCGCATTCAGTCCGGATGGCCTGATCAACGAGTATGCAGAGCCGTGTGAGGTGATCGAAGCGGGCAGGCACACAACCGTTGAGCCACTGAGCCGCTTCGAGACCGTCGATTGGGATCCATGGGGACCACTCGAAGCTTTCTCGACGGCCGGGGGCACCTCGACGATGTGTTCCGTGTACGCAGGGCGGATCGAAGAGCTCGAGTACAAGACCCTGCGGTATCCGGGTCACGGAAGGGTGTTCCGCGCGTTCTTCGAGCTTGGCCTGTTCGATGAGGAGACCAAAGCCGACGGGCGGTCGCGTCGCGACATCTTGCTCGCCGCGTTGCGTGAGCACCTACCGCGTGGGGCGCCCGACCTCGTCCTGGTCCGGGTCTGGGTCGAAGCCGGTGACCAACGCCACGGTCTGCAGATCGAGGACCGCGAGCAGGGCGGTTTCACGGCGCTTGCGCGGACCACCGCGTTCCCGGCGACCGCATTGGCGGACCTGATCGTCCGCGGCGCTGTTGCTGAACCGGGCGTCGGCACCATGCACGAGGTGGCTGTCGGTGCGTCGCTCCTCGCGGAACTTGAGCCGGTGGGCATCACGGCCGAGGCGGTCTGA
- a CDS encoding VOC family protein gives MMNDGDLALGLEPFIVRFDHVSMAVRDIDAARPFVSLVGGEYLEGGFNTRDDFRWAQYRLSGGAILEMIAPNDPHQSDHFLNRFLASRGEGLHHITLRVTDLQAAVAAATRLGFTVVGINDSDPDWKEAFIHPRSAHGVLVQIAQSTE, from the coding sequence ATGATGAACGACGGCGACCTCGCGCTCGGTCTCGAGCCGTTCATCGTGAGATTCGACCATGTCTCGATGGCGGTTCGCGACATCGACGCCGCCAGACCCTTCGTGTCGCTCGTCGGAGGGGAATACCTCGAGGGAGGCTTCAACACGAGGGATGACTTCCGGTGGGCCCAATACCGTCTGTCGGGCGGAGCGATCCTTGAGATGATCGCTCCCAACGATCCGCACCAATCGGATCACTTCCTCAACCGCTTCCTTGCCTCACGCGGCGAAGGACTTCACCACATCACCTTGCGTGTCACCGACCTCCAAGCAGCAGTTGCAGCAGCGACGAGACTCGGGTTCACGGTTGTTGGCATCAACGACTCCGATCCGGATTGGAAGGAAGCCTTTATTCATCCCCGATCCGCCCACGGTGTTCTCGTTCAGATCGCCCAGAGCACCGAGTGA
- a CDS encoding PIG-L family deacetylase, which produces MTDTYDELARSLDALTVPRAAMTIGAHPDDAEFGAGATLARWASLGCEVTMVIVTDGSKGSWDERTDPSALAARRVEEQRNAAEILGATRIVHLGHVDGELVYSPSLREQLAREIRRAAPEVVLTHDPWQRYQLHPDHRATGFGAVDAVVSAREPLALADSGLPAHRVTSLLLWSADEPDHAEEVEDRWFETKVAALLCHSSQSETTMGNAAGSNEERMAFVAKIRSWHEEQGARLGTGPAEVFKRLHP; this is translated from the coding sequence GTGACCGACACCTACGACGAGTTGGCGCGTTCGCTGGACGCTCTCACCGTGCCGCGGGCCGCGATGACCATCGGGGCACACCCGGACGACGCGGAATTCGGGGCGGGCGCGACCCTTGCACGGTGGGCCTCGCTCGGCTGTGAGGTCACCATGGTGATCGTCACGGATGGCTCCAAGGGCTCGTGGGATGAGCGCACCGATCCGTCAGCACTCGCGGCGCGCCGGGTCGAAGAACAGCGCAACGCAGCAGAGATCCTCGGTGCGACACGGATCGTTCATCTCGGACATGTCGACGGGGAACTGGTGTATTCACCTTCCCTCCGCGAACAGCTCGCCCGTGAGATCCGAAGGGCGGCACCTGAGGTCGTTCTGACCCACGACCCGTGGCAGCGATACCAACTCCATCCGGACCATCGAGCCACGGGGTTTGGCGCTGTTGACGCGGTTGTCTCGGCGCGAGAACCGCTCGCGCTGGCCGACTCCGGGCTTCCCGCCCATCGGGTGACCAGCCTGTTGCTGTGGTCTGCAGACGAGCCTGACCATGCTGAGGAGGTCGAGGATCGCTGGTTCGAGACCAAGGTCGCTGCTCTGTTGTGCCACTCAAGCCAATCCGAGACCACAATGGGCAATGCTGCGGGCTCGAACGAAGAACGGATGGCGTTCGTGGCGAAGATCCGGTCGTGGCATGAAGAACAGGGCGCACGGCTCGGTACCGGCCCTGCCGAAGTGTTCAAGCGATTGCACCCATGA
- a CDS encoding amino acid ABC transporter permease, giving the protein MTIPESIGTDPTPPGAKASYEWSGFPYWFLGIVAVIAFPLFKILTDDAWRAGFDFIKDGLSLTVIVTVAGFVFAMVGGLIVAVGRMARNVVARNLAIFYIELIRGIPVLVTIIFVGLVAWPEFMSLIGIRGRSGLASPAVKATVAVGIVYAAFIAEVLRAGIESISTGQREAGMSMGLTRFQVFRLIVWPQAIKNIMPALGNDLIALLKDSSLVSILAVRELTQMTKLWTGQSFQFMAGYLILAAFYLLLTVSLSIGLQWYERRITTPR; this is encoded by the coding sequence TTGACAATCCCCGAGAGCATCGGCACCGACCCGACCCCACCCGGGGCGAAAGCCAGCTATGAGTGGTCGGGATTCCCGTACTGGTTCTTGGGCATCGTCGCGGTCATCGCCTTTCCCCTGTTCAAGATCCTCACCGACGACGCCTGGCGGGCAGGATTCGACTTCATCAAGGATGGCCTCTCGCTCACGGTCATCGTCACCGTTGCCGGTTTCGTCTTCGCGATGGTCGGGGGTCTGATCGTGGCGGTGGGTCGCATGGCGAGGAATGTCGTTGCGAGAAACCTCGCGATCTTCTACATCGAGCTCATTCGTGGGATCCCCGTCCTTGTGACGATCATCTTCGTGGGTCTGGTCGCGTGGCCCGAGTTCATGTCGCTTATCGGCATCAGGGGAAGGTCCGGCCTTGCCTCCCCCGCCGTGAAGGCAACCGTTGCGGTTGGAATCGTGTACGCCGCGTTCATTGCCGAAGTGCTCAGGGCAGGCATCGAATCGATCAGTACGGGACAGCGCGAGGCGGGCATGTCGATGGGTCTGACACGGTTCCAGGTGTTCCGCCTGATCGTGTGGCCCCAGGCGATCAAGAACATCATGCCCGCCCTCGGTAACGACCTGATCGCGCTCTTGAAGGACTCATCACTCGTCTCGATCCTCGCCGTGCGAGAACTCACACAGATGACGAAGCTGTGGACGGGACAGTCGTTTCAGTTCATGGCGGGGTACCTGATCCTCGCGGCGTTCTATCTTCTTCTGACCGTGTCGCTGAGCATCGGGCTGCAATGGTACGAGCGACGGATCACGACCCCTCGATGA
- a CDS encoding sodium:proton antiporter: protein MEGAVILVGVVLVYALFSQFLARTPITGPIIFVLFGVLAGPEALDLVTVELTNEAIQIVLEATLVIILFTDAAVIDVAAVRRQLTIPTRLLTIGLIGTIAAGIGLAAVMFGELGFWGAAVVAITLAPTDAALGQAVITNDRVPSPVRQGLSVESGLNDGIAVPFLSIAIAGAAGEMSTATGVFRLVLEEIGIAILVGVVVGFVGAKLITACSTRGWMSLEWRRMSVPILAVLCYLVATPIDGSGFIASFVGGMAFGNIVRDRYPDICTLSEATSYLMTMLSFFLFGALIFGPRIADITLEIVLYAVASLTVIRMIPVGLAMIGSRFTTRTVLFLGWFGPRGIASLVFAGTLVAEYDPVSTEATLTIVSATVALSVLLHGLSAWPLSNRYGASFAGLDDASAVEEMQEVGEIRVRRRVTPAHRQR, encoded by the coding sequence CCCATCATCTTCGTGCTGTTCGGTGTCCTCGCGGGTCCAGAAGCGCTCGATCTCGTCACCGTTGAACTGACGAACGAAGCCATCCAGATCGTCTTGGAGGCGACGCTGGTCATCATCCTGTTCACCGACGCCGCCGTGATTGATGTCGCCGCGGTGAGGAGGCAGCTGACCATTCCGACCCGCCTTCTGACGATCGGATTGATCGGTACGATCGCTGCCGGCATCGGGCTCGCTGCCGTGATGTTCGGTGAACTCGGATTCTGGGGTGCGGCGGTGGTCGCCATCACCTTGGCTCCCACCGACGCTGCCCTCGGTCAAGCCGTCATCACCAACGACCGAGTCCCGAGTCCGGTCCGACAGGGTCTCAGCGTCGAGAGCGGCCTCAACGACGGGATCGCCGTGCCGTTTCTGTCGATCGCGATCGCCGGTGCGGCAGGCGAGATGTCCACCGCTACCGGCGTGTTCCGGCTGGTTCTTGAGGAGATCGGCATCGCGATCCTCGTTGGTGTCGTCGTGGGCTTCGTCGGTGCCAAACTCATCACGGCGTGTTCGACGCGCGGATGGATGTCGCTCGAATGGCGGAGGATGTCGGTGCCGATCCTTGCCGTGCTGTGCTATCTGGTCGCGACTCCGATCGACGGTTCGGGTTTCATCGCCTCCTTCGTCGGCGGCATGGCCTTCGGGAACATCGTCCGGGATCGGTACCCCGACATCTGCACGCTGTCTGAGGCGACCTCGTACCTCATGACGATGTTGTCGTTCTTCCTGTTCGGGGCACTGATCTTCGGGCCGCGGATCGCGGACATCACCCTCGAGATCGTGTTGTACGCCGTAGCGAGTCTCACCGTCATCCGGATGATCCCAGTCGGCCTCGCGATGATCGGTTCGAGGTTCACCACTCGAACGGTCCTGTTCTTGGGATGGTTCGGACCGAGGGGCATTGCGTCGCTTGTGTTCGCCGGAACGCTGGTGGCCGAGTACGACCCGGTATCGACCGAAGCGACCCTGACGATCGTCTCCGCGACCGTCGCGTTGAGCGTGCTGCTCCACGGCCTCAGCGCATGGCCCCTGTCGAACCGATATGGTGCCTCGTTCGCTGGACTGGATGATGCCTCCGCCGTCGAGGAGATGCAGGAAGTGGGCGAGATCAGGGTCCGGAGGCGGGTCACTCCGGCCCATCGCCAACGGTGA
- a CDS encoding SDR family oxidoreductase — protein MPKVAVIPGGTGSVGRCLVPLLLDDGFKVAATYLLPEEATEFEAMIDYDEDQVILRRVDATDAAAVGAFVEEAAQRYGPINVMASLVGGWTGGRDVSETDDVRLDRMLDLNLRTAWNASRAVIPHMSEEWGRIILMGSKHALDAPAGQAAYNVAKSGVLALAKSVATELLDTNTTCNAVLPSVINTDATRAALPYADYVNWPQPREIADVLRFLASEESKVINGAFIPVWGTALI, from the coding sequence ATGCCCAAGGTTGCCGTAATACCCGGAGGAACCGGCTCGGTCGGTCGTTGCCTCGTTCCGTTACTCCTCGATGACGGCTTCAAGGTTGCGGCCACCTACCTGTTGCCGGAGGAGGCGACCGAGTTCGAGGCCATGATCGACTATGACGAAGACCAGGTCATCCTTCGCCGAGTCGACGCGACCGATGCCGCGGCGGTCGGTGCTTTCGTGGAAGAGGCGGCACAACGGTACGGCCCGATCAATGTGATGGCTTCCCTCGTCGGTGGATGGACCGGTGGCCGCGATGTCAGCGAGACTGACGATGTGAGACTCGACCGGATGCTCGACCTGAACCTCCGAACGGCCTGGAACGCCTCGAGGGCGGTGATACCGCACATGTCCGAGGAGTGGGGTCGGATCATCCTGATGGGTTCCAAACACGCTCTCGATGCCCCCGCCGGGCAGGCCGCGTACAATGTGGCCAAATCGGGCGTGCTCGCCCTCGCCAAATCGGTTGCCACCGAACTGCTCGACACGAACACGACCTGCAATGCGGTGCTGCCGTCGGTGATCAACACCGACGCCACACGGGCGGCCCTGCCGTACGCCGACTATGTGAACTGGCCCCAACCCCGTGAGATCGCCGATGTCCTCCGATTCCTCGCAAGCGAAGAGTCGAAAGTCATCAACGGCGCCTTCATCCCCGTTTGGGGCACCGCCCTGATCTGA